In one Lachnospiraceae bacterium GAM79 genomic region, the following are encoded:
- the ptsP gene encoding phosphoenolpyruvate--protein phosphotransferase, translating to MLKGIGGSAGYGIGKVVIISDGKPEYKQHTVTDTDAELQRFENAMEVFVEKTQKMADAMKEKVGEHNAEILEGHIVLMSDPFMQDQVKELIGNGECAEAAVDSVCDMFVSMFSQVDDELTRQRATDVGDIRVRMLKILTGTPDINIGDVPAGTVIVAKDLTPSMTAGIVKENVAGIITEIGGKTSHSAILARALEIPAVLSVDGIVDQVSDGMMAVVDGCEGVCILEPATDEIAEYETKRADYLKEKELLEIYRGKDTVTADGTKVALYGNIGNPEDAKGVVAADGEGVGLFRTEFLFMGTDSLPTEDEQFEAYKAAAETMQGKEVIIRTLDVGGDKDIPYLGLEKEDNPFLGFRAVRYCLKNEDSYKVQLRALLRASAFGDIKIMVPLVTCVDEIRRVKELVAELKKELDSEKIAYNKDIQVGVMIETPAASLIADLLAKEADFFSIGTNDLTQYTMAVDRGNAKVAYLYSAYNPAVLRSMKNVIEAGNAAGIMVGMCGEAAADPLLIPLLISFGLGEFSVSATSVLRTRGTIAKWSKADADALAAKALSLSTEAEVAELLKASAR from the coding sequence ATGTTAAAAGGAATAGGCGGCTCAGCCGGTTATGGCATCGGAAAGGTTGTCATCATCAGTGATGGCAAACCGGAATATAAGCAGCATACAGTAACAGATACAGATGCTGAACTTCAGAGATTTGAGAATGCTATGGAAGTTTTTGTTGAAAAGACTCAGAAAATGGCAGATGCAATGAAAGAAAAGGTTGGAGAACATAATGCAGAGATCCTGGAAGGACATATCGTTTTGATGAGTGATCCATTTATGCAGGATCAGGTCAAGGAGTTGATCGGTAATGGCGAATGTGCAGAAGCAGCCGTTGACAGCGTATGTGATATGTTCGTATCCATGTTCTCCCAGGTAGATGATGAACTGACCAGACAGAGAGCAACTGACGTAGGAGATATCCGTGTCCGTATGCTTAAGATCCTTACCGGTACGCCGGATATTAATATCGGAGATGTTCCGGCAGGTACAGTGATCGTCGCAAAGGATCTGACACCATCCATGACAGCAGGAATCGTAAAGGAAAATGTAGCAGGTATTATCACCGAGATTGGCGGTAAGACTTCTCATTCAGCTATTCTTGCAAGAGCACTTGAGATCCCTGCTGTACTTAGTGTAGATGGTATCGTAGATCAGGTGTCCGATGGTATGATGGCAGTTGTAGACGGATGCGAAGGCGTTTGCATCTTAGAACCTGCGACGGATGAGATCGCAGAATATGAGACAAAGCGTGCAGATTACCTGAAAGAGAAGGAACTGCTTGAGATCTACAGAGGAAAAGATACAGTAACTGCTGATGGAACAAAGGTAGCTTTATATGGCAATATCGGCAATCCGGAGGATGCCAAGGGTGTTGTAGCTGCTGATGGTGAAGGCGTAGGCTTATTCCGTACTGAGTTCCTGTTCATGGGAACAGACAGCTTGCCAACAGAGGACGAGCAGTTTGAAGCATATAAGGCAGCAGCCGAGACGATGCAGGGTAAAGAAGTTATTATCCGTACACTGGATGTCGGCGGTGACAAAGATATCCCGTATCTCGGATTGGAAAAAGAAGACAATCCGTTCCTTGGTTTCCGTGCAGTCAGATATTGTCTGAAAAATGAGGACAGCTACAAGGTACAGCTTCGTGCATTGCTTCGTGCGAGTGCATTTGGCGATATTAAGATCATGGTTCCGCTTGTTACCTGTGTGGATGAGATTCGACGGGTAAAAGAACTGGTAGCGGAACTTAAGAAGGAGTTAGATTCAGAGAAAATCGCATATAACAAGGATATTCAGGTCGGCGTTATGATCGAGACTCCTGCAGCCAGCCTGATCGCAGATCTTCTGGCAAAGGAAGCTGATTTCTTCAGTATCGGTACAAATGATCTGACCCAGTACACAATGGCAGTTGACAGAGGAAATGCCAAGGTTGCATATCTGTATTCCGCATACAATCCTGCTGTTCTTCGTTCTATGAAGAATGTTATTGAAGCAGGAAATGCAGCAGGCATCATGGTAGGTATGTGTGGTGAAGCAGCTGCTGATCCGTTACTGATCCCACTTCTGATCTCCTTTGGACTGGGAGAGTTCAGTGTATCGGCAACTTCTGTTTTAAGAACCAGAGGCACGATTGCCAAATGGTCAAAGGCAGATGCAGATGCTCTTGCAGCAAAAGCATTGTCCTTATCCACAGAAGCTGAAGTGGCTGAACTGTTAAAAGCCTCCGCAAGATAA
- the dcm gene encoding DNA (cytosine-5-)-methyltransferase: MQRNLHCFFRSEGRLIAGTIRFFDLFSGIGGFREGLHRAGGFTCVGHCEADAYADHNYRVLFDTEGEWFCNDARNIETERMPDFDLLCAGFPCQAFSIAGRREGFADARGTLFFEVARLVADKRPAYFLLENVPGLLSHDKGRTFHTILSTLSELGYHVEWKVLNSKDFGVPQSRKRVYIVGYLDGRCAGKILPFPKANGTALIQVHAGKQGERVYAEEGLSCTLTSGAGGMGGKTGLYEVGIPIKENTRKGYKMAYEGDSIDLGYPGINSRRGRVGHEIAHTLTTGNQQGTLHFVDISPPPLVTDVARCLNTRQDSSIHNHRGESSGVLVEEPPRAVLTPAKEKVRQNGRRMKEPEEPMFTITATDRHGVIYHGRIRRLTPRECLRLQGYRDGQISKMEKETSDNQLYKQAGNGVTVNVIEAIGRNLKAVDEEIQSGSPVPEAKGG, encoded by the coding sequence GTGCAGAGAAATCTGCACTGTTTTTTTCGCAGCGAAGGGAGGCTGATAGCCGGAACAATTCGATTTTTTGACCTGTTCAGTGGAATCGGAGGATTCCGAGAAGGGCTGCACAGGGCAGGGGGCTTCACCTGTGTCGGACACTGTGAAGCAGATGCATATGCAGACCACAACTACCGGGTGCTGTTTGATACGGAAGGAGAGTGGTTCTGCAATGACGCAAGAAATATTGAAACAGAACGAATGCCGGACTTTGATCTTTTATGTGCGGGATTTCCTTGCCAGGCATTCTCAATCGCTGGACGAAGGGAAGGATTTGCCGATGCAAGAGGAACCCTTTTCTTTGAAGTTGCCAGACTGGTTGCAGACAAACGACCTGCGTATTTTCTCCTTGAAAACGTACCCGGTCTGCTTTCGCATGACAAAGGGCGGACGTTTCACACCATCCTCAGTACGCTATCTGAACTGGGGTATCATGTCGAATGGAAAGTGCTTAACAGCAAGGATTTCGGAGTCCCCCAGTCAAGGAAGCGGGTGTATATTGTCGGATATCTTGATGGAAGATGTGCCGGAAAAATATTACCTTTCCCAAAAGCAAATGGAACAGCTCTTATACAAGTCCATGCTGGCAAACAGGGAGAAAGAGTCTACGCAGAAGAAGGACTGAGCTGCACGCTGACCAGCGGGGCTGGTGGTATGGGCGGCAAGACCGGATTATACGAAGTCGGTATCCCAATCAAGGAAAACACCCGAAAAGGATACAAGATGGCCTACGAGGGGGACAGCATCGATCTCGGATATCCGGGAATCAACAGTCGCAGGGGGAGAGTCGGGCATGAGATCGCCCATACCCTGACGACCGGAAACCAGCAGGGAACACTGCATTTTGTAGATATCTCCCCTCCGCCGCTGGTGACAGACGTTGCAAGATGTCTGAATACCAGACAGGATTCCAGCATCCATAACCACAGAGGCGAAAGTTCCGGGGTGCTGGTGGAAGAACCGCCAAGGGCAGTGCTGACACCGGCCAAGGAAAAAGTCCGCCAGAATGGAAGAAGGATGAAAGAACCGGAAGAGCCAATGTTCACCATTACGGCAACTGACCGTCATGGAGTGATTTACCACGGCAGAATCCGCAGGCTGACGCCAAGGGAGTGTCTGCGGCTGCAGGGATATCGGGATGGTCAGATTTCCAAGATGGAAAAAGAAACATCGGATAACCAGCTTTACAAGCAGGCCGGTAATGGTGTCACTGTCAATGTCATTGAAGCAATAGGCAGAAATTTGAAAGCAGTAGATGAAGAGATCCAAAGCGGCTCACCTGTTCCAGAAGCGAAG
- a CDS encoding ParM/StbA family protein, which yields MIIGIDHGYYAIKTPHVCFPTGLTGYDYEPYTMQNVLQYNGKFYVCGTGRQTLVRSKTSNDNYYLLTMAAIAQEIRYRRGERKTDVVLAAGLPLASFGREKKGFREYLFRKEQPLRFRYEDESYEIRIQDVKLFPQGYSALALHPECVRDEPSVLLADIGGWTVDLMRLDNSVPNAATCRSLELGVIRCVDEITEQVRRNTGLSVTDIQIERVLNGQSCSMDPAAKEIIVRQGRLYTEKILSAIMEAGFDLKAIPSVIMGGGASILKRHVTPQDGLCRQIYLTDVHANASGYERIVGQMCAK from the coding sequence ATCATTATAGGAATCGATCATGGATATTATGCCATCAAAACTCCCCATGTGTGTTTCCCGACTGGACTGACCGGGTACGATTATGAGCCGTATACCATGCAGAATGTCCTGCAGTACAATGGGAAATTTTATGTGTGTGGAACTGGGCGGCAGACGCTGGTGAGAAGTAAGACTTCCAATGACAATTATTATCTTTTGACAATGGCAGCCATTGCCCAAGAAATCCGCTATCGCCGGGGAGAGCGGAAAACAGATGTAGTTCTGGCAGCCGGTCTTCCACTGGCAAGTTTTGGCAGGGAGAAAAAAGGCTTCCGGGAATATCTGTTTCGGAAAGAGCAGCCTCTGCGTTTCCGGTACGAGGATGAGAGCTATGAGATCCGGATTCAGGATGTAAAACTGTTCCCACAGGGATACTCAGCCCTGGCTCTCCACCCGGAATGTGTTCGGGACGAGCCTTCTGTTCTTCTCGCAGATATCGGTGGCTGGACCGTAGACCTGATGCGGCTGGACAACAGTGTTCCAAATGCCGCTACCTGCCGCAGCCTGGAACTTGGTGTGATCCGGTGTGTGGATGAGATCACCGAGCAGGTACGCAGAAATACCGGACTGTCTGTAACGGATATTCAGATCGAACGTGTTCTGAACGGCCAGAGCTGCAGCATGGACCCGGCCGCAAAAGAAATCATTGTCCGGCAGGGAAGGCTCTACACGGAGAAAATACTGTCTGCAATTATGGAAGCCGGGTTCGATCTGAAGGCAATTCCGTCCGTGATCATGGGCGGCGGAGCCAGCATTCTGAAACGGCACGTGACACCGCAGGACGGGCTGTGTCGGCAGATTTACCTGACAGACGTACACGCCAATGCTTCCGGCTATGAGCGGATTGTGGGGCAGATGTGCGCGAAGTAA
- a CDS encoding HPr family phosphocarrier protein, which produces MVSQTVKVINEQGLHMRPAGVFAKEMTKFKCNVTIDIAGKRINAKSVMLIIAACIKCGTEMTIECDGEDEQAALAKAVELVESGLGE; this is translated from the coding sequence ATGGTATCACAGACAGTTAAAGTTATTAATGAGCAGGGATTACACATGAGACCGGCAGGAGTATTTGCAAAGGAAATGACAAAGTTCAAATGTAACGTAACAATCGATATTGCCGGTAAGAGAATCAACGCAAAGAGCGTTATGCTGATCATTGCAGCATGTATTAAGTGTGGAACAGAGATGACAATTGAGTGTGACGGTGAAGACGAGCAGGCAGCTCTCGCAAAGGCAGTAGAGTTGGTTGAATCCGGCCTTGGCGAATAG
- a CDS encoding plasmid segregation centromere-binding protein ParR has protein sequence MREVKRPVFSFRLNLDNPDHKKAWEILQSVPDGQKSSYLVQVILKDQENNQLEKSIRQAIREELAGVSISGSGESVSKKEEIPSQMLDFLSGLEDAF, from the coding sequence GTGCGCGAAGTAAAGAGACCCGTTTTCTCGTTCCGCCTGAACCTTGATAACCCAGATCACAAAAAGGCATGGGAGATCCTGCAAAGTGTTCCAGATGGACAGAAGAGCAGCTATCTGGTTCAGGTGATCTTAAAAGATCAGGAAAACAACCAGCTGGAGAAAAGCATCCGGCAGGCAATCCGGGAAGAACTGGCAGGTGTTTCCATTTCTGGCTCCGGGGAGAGTGTTTCAAAAAAGGAAGAAATCCCGTCCCAGATGCTGGATTTTCTCTCCGGGCTTGAGGATGCATTCTGA
- a CDS encoding fructose-specific PTS transporter subunit EIIC: protein MRIRELLKKEGIALGVKVDSKDAAIDYLIDLHAKSGNITDKAEFKKGILAREESGSTGVGEGIAIPHSKNAAVKQPGLAAMTVPDGVDYDSLDGQPANLFFMIAAPEKGADVHLEVLSRLSMLLMDENFRAELLAAKNADQFLDICSKYEMEKFADELGEATEDKKENAPEKTGYRVLAVTACPTGIAHTFMAAEALEKKGNEMGITIKVETNGSGGVKNRLTAKEIEECDGIIVAADKNVETARFDGKPVLFTKVADGIHKPEELINKVIDGKVSVHHESGKKAEEESAGGVGSQIYKHLMSGVSHMLPFVIGGGIMIALAFLIDTICGYGSTGGSNFGTCTPLSAFFKYVGDLSMGLMVPVLAGYIAYSIADRPGLAVGFTGGLLASSGNAAIAKYIWAGASLSPFQNFIAKFGFVGEGSGNTVSGFLGGILAGFLAGYIVLLLKKMCSKFPQSLEGIKPTLIYPLVGIFLVGVLMVFIFNPLIGLINTGLSNMLTSLADKNLLALLGLILGAMMAIDMGGPINKAAYVFGSGMLSTAADLVSAGASQSDAAVQACYISMAAVMIGGMVPPMGIALACKLFPKKFTKAERGSAVSNFVMGCSFITEGAIPFAAADPLHVIPCTLVGAGVAGALSAAFKCTLMAPHGGIFVFATVGHPLFYILSWVIGSVVTCLLLGLIKKNVAEE from the coding sequence ATGAGAATAAGGGAGTTATTAAAAAAAGAAGGAATTGCCCTTGGTGTAAAAGTAGATTCTAAAGACGCAGCGATTGATTATCTGATCGATCTTCATGCAAAATCGGGCAATATAACAGATAAGGCAGAATTCAAGAAAGGAATTCTTGCAAGAGAAGAATCCGGTTCGACCGGAGTTGGAGAGGGAATCGCGATTCCTCATTCCAAGAATGCAGCAGTTAAGCAGCCGGGACTTGCAGCTATGACAGTACCGGACGGTGTAGATTATGATTCATTAGACGGACAGCCTGCAAACCTGTTCTTCATGATCGCAGCACCGGAAAAGGGCGCAGATGTACATCTGGAAGTATTATCAAGACTCAGTATGTTGCTGATGGATGAGAACTTCAGAGCAGAACTTCTTGCAGCAAAGAATGCAGATCAGTTCTTAGATATCTGCAGCAAATATGAGATGGAAAAGTTCGCGGATGAACTTGGAGAAGCAACAGAAGATAAGAAAGAAAACGCACCGGAAAAGACAGGATACAGAGTCCTTGCAGTTACAGCATGTCCGACCGGTATCGCACATACATTTATGGCAGCGGAAGCCCTTGAGAAAAAAGGAAATGAAATGGGCATTACGATCAAGGTTGAAACAAATGGCTCCGGCGGTGTTAAGAATCGTCTGACAGCAAAGGAGATTGAAGAATGTGACGGTATTATCGTAGCAGCCGATAAGAATGTGGAGACTGCAAGATTTGACGGCAAGCCAGTTCTTTTTACAAAGGTAGCAGATGGTATCCACAAACCGGAAGAGCTTATCAATAAAGTGATCGATGGCAAGGTTTCGGTGCATCATGAGAGTGGAAAGAAAGCAGAGGAAGAAAGCGCAGGCGGTGTTGGAAGTCAGATCTACAAGCATCTGATGAGCGGTGTATCCCATATGCTTCCATTCGTTATCGGTGGCGGTATCATGATCGCACTGGCATTCCTGATCGATACAATCTGTGGATATGGTTCAACCGGTGGTTCAAACTTCGGTACCTGTACACCACTTTCCGCATTCTTTAAATATGTCGGAGATCTGTCCATGGGACTGATGGTTCCGGTACTTGCAGGTTATATCGCATATTCGATCGCAGATCGTCCGGGTCTTGCAGTTGGATTTACCGGCGGACTTCTTGCTTCATCCGGTAATGCAGCGATCGCAAAATATATATGGGCAGGTGCAAGCCTTTCCCCATTCCAGAATTTTATTGCAAAATTCGGTTTTGTAGGCGAAGGCTCCGGTAATACAGTATCCGGTTTCTTAGGTGGTATTCTTGCAGGTTTCCTTGCAGGTTATATCGTACTTTTATTAAAGAAGATGTGTTCAAAGTTCCCTCAGTCATTAGAGGGTATCAAGCCAACATTGATCTATCCGTTAGTTGGTATTTTCCTTGTAGGCGTATTGATGGTATTTATCTTTAATCCATTGATCGGCCTTATAAATACAGGACTTTCCAATATGCTTACATCACTTGCAGATAAGAATCTGTTAGCTCTCCTTGGTCTGATCCTCGGAGCAATGATGGCGATCGACATGGGCGGTCCTATCAACAAGGCAGCTTATGTATTCGGCTCGGGAATGCTTTCTACAGCAGCAGACCTTGTATCAGCCGGTGCATCCCAGAGTGATGCAGCCGTTCAGGCATGTTACATTTCCATGGCAGCCGTAATGATCGGCGGTATGGTTCCACCAATGGGAATTGCACTTGCATGTAAGCTGTTTCCTAAGAAATTCACAAAGGCAGAAAGAGGCTCAGCCGTTTCTAACTTTGTAATGGGTTGTTCCTTCATCACAGAGGGTGCGATTCCATTTGCAGCAGCAGATCCGCTTCATGTTATCCCATGTACCCTGGTTGGTGCAGGTGTAGCAGGAGCATTATCAGCAGCATTCAAATGTACACTGATGGCGCCACACGGAGGAATCTTCGTATTTGCAACAGTAGGACATCCATTATTCTACATTCTTTCATGGGTGATCGGTTCTGTAGTAACCTGTTTACTGCTCGGTCTGATCAAGAAAAATGTAGCAGAAGAATAA
- a CDS encoding helix-turn-helix domain-containing protein gives MPKPRTQSGEKNLISQRLIELRKTHNMSQRDLAYKLQLAGYDMDKNVITRIETNKRYVTDLELKAIAEIFQVSYIFLIDGKDE, from the coding sequence ATGCCAAAGCCAAGGACACAGTCTGGTGAGAAGAATCTGATTAGCCAGCGATTGATTGAACTTCGCAAGACCCACAATATGTCTCAGCGTGATCTTGCCTATAAACTCCAGTTAGCTGGTTACGATATGGATAAAAATGTAATCACCAGAATCGAAACAAACAAGCGTTATGTCACTGATCTTGAATTAAAAGCCATTGCTGAAATCTTTCAGGTTTCATACATATTTCTCATTGATGGCAAAGATGAATAG